One window from the genome of Plasmodium relictum strain SGS1 genome assembly, chromosome: 12 encodes:
- a CDS encoding tRNA 3'-trailer sequence RNase, putative has protein sequence MEVYIQIIGWHRLAIPSSLRLFVNGDVTLFNCGENNQRFLNEHKLHLVKIKNIFFTKINPETIGGLIGLLLTIDNISDNCISIYGPKPIERIINNFTSTFAKMKNIKIKVYEISNNISPIILKGNVVITPIILDENKILLKENMNIINDDISYINTNKKKIIKKDSMSYEKKNFYHKYGDKPKEEDPEDTYLNNLKKRKMDKNYGDRNGNESVTEYENKFEEKNQNNNLSEDENKKKNNNIAFNSICYLIECPQTLGKFHPEKAKSLNIPSGKYYGILKSGKSITINNKIIKTEDVCDKNIDGRKSLIIDLLNSEDINCLIKEITNKENFYLKNLEYVFHLSCDEITNCKKYRDFFLSLKNVKNIKCNQSNSSLSVCPFVSSSSLNNFLSKLLPNIFLKYKPDTPIYNMSYLLQNDKEKKDPIMIRNSFVNEKNETENVIQKNTNLNNINDLSAEAENEIINEKNEKNNSYLLYNPLTKFILHPFHKINICTSEMLSDLYPNIFNYSKISKVLKENEDLIKTFENFNQTKFSNFSEVPSFYFLGTGCSMPSTFRNVSGILLNIQKNFSIVLDFGEGSLYQLYWMSKSWIHFSEIIKSIKVIFISHSHADHHAGLYYLLYIRKIFFPNLDHPILLIPITLKSWMNLLNELFFDKPVKVIYNSENLEIKEKIEEDFLNMQLFKVNHINESYGVKIENKNIGSVVYSADTRPCSNIKKFSKGCNILIHEATFDDELLNEAIQKKHSTTQEAMQISLEVKCKILILTHFSQRYPKVPKLNKQSSTEFNEIISKTIYSFDYMCIPLNLINELPHYFNILLNLLEKIF, from the exons ATGGAAGTGTATATTCAAATAATAGGTTGGCATAGATTAGCAATACCATCTAGTTTACGCTTATTTGTGAATGGGGATGTTACTCTTTTTAATTGCGGTGAAAATAATCAACGATTTTTAAATGAACATAAATTACACCtagttaaaataaaaaatatattttttacaaaaattaatcCTGAAACTATTGGTGGTTTGATTGGACTATTATTAACAATAGATAATATATCAGATAATTGTATTAGTATATATGGGCCCAAACCGATAGAAAGAATTATTAACAATTTTACCTCTACTTTCgcgaaaatgaaaaatataaaaattaaggtATATGAAATTTCTAATAATATATCaccaataattttaaaaggaAACGTCGTGATAACTCCCATAATACtcgatgaaaataaaattcttctaaaggaaaatatgaatataataaatgatgATATAAGCTATATAAAcacaaataaaaagaaaattattaaaaaagatagtATGAgttatgagaaaaaaaacttttaccATAAATATGGGGATAAGCCAAAAGAAGAAGATCCTGAAGatacatatttaaataaccttaaaaaaagaaagatggATAAAAATTATGGAGATAGAAATGGAAATGAAAGTGTGAcagaatatgaaaataaatttgaagaaaagaatcaaaataataatttaagtgaagatgaaaataaaaaaaaaaacaataatataGCATTTAATAGCATTTGTTATTTAATTGAATGCCCACAAACATTGGGGAAATTTCATCCAGAGAAAGCTAAAAGTTTAAATATTCCATCGGGAAAATATTATGGCATATTAAAATCAGGAAAATCTAttacaataaataataaaataataaaaactgaAGATGTttgtgataaaaatatagatggAAGAAAATCATTaattattgatttattaaacaGTGAAGATATAAATTGtttaattaaagaaataacaaataaagaaaatttttatttaaaaaatttagaatacGTTTTTCATTTATCCTGTGACGAAATTACCAATTGTAAAAAATACagagatttttttttaagtttaaaaaacgtaaaaaatattaaatgcaATCAATCCAATAGTTCATTAAGTGTATGCCCTTTTGTTTCCTCTTCTTCATTAAACAACTTTCTTTCTAAATTATTAccaaacatttttttaaagtataaaCCTGATACACCTATATATAATATGTCATATTTATTGCAAAAtgacaaagaaaaaaaagatccAATTATGATAAGAAATTCTTttgtaaatgaaaaaaatgagacAGAAAAtgttatacaaaaaaatactaatttaaataatataaacgATTTATCAGCAGAAgcagaaaatgaaataataaatgaaaaaaatgaaaaaaataattcttatcttttatataacCCATTAACAAAATTTATTCTACATCCTTTTCATAAGATTAATATATGCACTAGTGAAATGTTATCTGATTTATATCCAAACATTTTCAATTACTCAAAAATATCAAAAGtgttaaaagaaaatgaagactTAATAAAAAcctttgaaaattttaatcaaacaaaattttctaatttttcagAAGTAccttctttttattttcttggTACTGGATGTTCTATGCCTTCGACTTTTCGTAACGTATCTGGTatacttttaaatattcaaaaaaattttagtatTGTTTTGGACTTCGGGGAAGGTTCTTTGTACCAGTTATATTGGATGAGTAAATCGTGGATACATTTTTCtgaaattattaaatcaATCAA agtaatatttatatcaCATTCCCATGCAGATCATCATGCGggtctttattatttattatatataagaaaGATATTTTTTCCTAATTTAGATCATCCAATATTGTTAATTCCAATAACTTTAAAAAGTTGGatgaatttattaaatgagttattttttgataaaccggtaaaagttatatataattcagaaaatttagaaataaaagaaaaaatcgaagaagattttttaaatatgcaGCTTTTTAAg GTTAATCATATTAATGAATCATATGGTGTCAAAattgaaaacaaaaatattggTTCCGTTGTATATTCAGCCGATACACGACCTTGTAGtaatatcaaaaaattttcaaaaggATGCAATATTTTAATCCATGAag CTACATTTGATGATGAATTATTAAACGAAGCtattcaaaaaaaacattCTACTACACAAGAAGCAATGCaaataa gttTAGAAgttaaatgtaaaatattaatattaacaCATTTTAGCCAAAGATACCCAAAg gTCCCCAAATTAAATAAGCAATCATCCACtgaatttaatgaaattattaGTAAAACAATATATAGCTTCGATTATATGTGTATtcctttaaatttaataaatgaattacctcattatttcaatattttattaaatttattagaaaaaatattttaa
- the K2 gene encoding potassium channel, putative, whose protein sequence is MKNYLFSLKDLFFLVKCIFKYFLIMLNGLYLIKLVKSSIESMNFINGITCLIIGFILKIVLITINCIYFMNIYKLKIFKRKSFLNLFNFTRINRNINSTTIESDDFEYKKLIKKFFFKKIFYSIKKKHKVIELYILKIYNSAFNYYFCNIKDTLYTIIWFISLYYWRRDSYDTMWNFNRIPTYIFNILFVLLSTSYVDLIIIILSYNKSKYSVMKSKLLIDVFFSAPSAFFFSKHFFFFENQTDFYFMMGFLRNIKIFLNVSYAIIEHNSILTKTEIKIIRIVLGVLLLCNAFASTIYTIQAIHPYNLKNGNINYFLNSYLDYFYFSIISISTVGYGDIFPINKLSKVVCIFFIFWTFIWVPIQFNDLIISIFSKKKTYGKPSMNNKKFILLIGDIEPQQLNVFLFESLAYGNKLKFHLLTSYPINFYKDQIKLADYFSISLYIQNSDLNEKENINLLSTINAHNAYYLFLLSNKFHNSRYNIDTKSFTRLLILKNFLLGKKKVVIELRNNCMSNIIKSIGYENFVIVNLKYSLIVKNIKYPGFITLILNLFTAYNYDIYSYNLDKLYYFTSLQYKYEFTRGSRAKIFSFPIHKNMVGLKFDKLFYKLYESLGIILLGIETNSIISFKRKHKTKSFYMNNLINIIRKKKKKNFKFIYLHLLKKYIQPFNYIQKEDEHNNNVYNNNNNYVKHTNNKKSMNKKCSFSPIEDGNISKQSMLIDYNNNNTNYEYSYNSENSSKKYKNITNDNSNIHNDNFFKKSSYSENYKNFGNICININIDSFDNNLKRRYPKKREKFSENIERFDNKLCDRKKNTLSIKYNSQNKKNKNNKKLKCYLNLLGKNYIMKNNDKCIVIANSRKVIKYLSKAKDLFWLFEIKSKKKNKISYDLKSVIKTKQSFNKFFTKDIKKKMPSTSLENKILFKENENIIAINYHDLFNNCKISKIFSKKSYDYKKKYKILLYQDIKKKYEVPSLKLHNNNNNYGNDNGNCDNNTTYDNDIFRCRKYSNVITYEYDNTDKNVKEINHFYKDYNLVNRNSKKKKKKSFITNFNDTELLHTDYTQLNKNKKNYFIYKKKLKKKTYLNKYFNLNEIENLKKSSQTKYNYTLKNAIAYSYIEAYEKYFQENNNNKLLLIINCTSNIIQLIKMINNKCKYNVIILTDEIPHINIFDMHKYNIVFIKFKYLDDYNLVNAGLIKADYILILPTKINDVNEINEIDMNTIILTRKVTQLLKKIKKTYYINNIITELINPANVIFLEENKMIKLMDKKSPYCDFFPYVNSSKFYSSNIICETMLYNFLTHHKSFSKFSVCNDTLECLIKHVSIIYICDLNKYFDFSFKKIKTFRDIFYFLSKRHITILGLYRRGDKNIPFYIYTKPSESCLLRFDDIIYVM, encoded by the coding sequence atgaaaaattatttattttctttaaaagacttattttttttagtgaaatgtatttttaaatatttcctTATAATGTTAAATGGACTATATctaataaaattagtaaaaaGTTCTATAGAGAGCATGAACTTTATAAACGGAATAACATGTTTAATAATAggttttatattaaaaatagtgttaataacaataaattgtatatattttatgaacATATACaagttaaaaatatttaaaagaaagagttttttaaatttatttaattttactaGAATAAATAGGAATATTAATTCGACAACTATAGAATCCGATGActttgaatataaaaaattgattaaaaaattcttttttaagaaaattttttattcaataaaaaaaaaacataaagtGATAGAATTATATATCctcaaaatatataatagtgcatttaattattatttttgcaATATAAAAGATACGTTATATACAATAATATGGTTTATTAGCTTATATTATTGGAGGAGAGATTCATACGATACTATGTGGAATTTCAATAGAATAcctacatatatatttaacatTTTATTTGTTCTTTTATCAACATCTTACGTtgatttaattataattatactCAGTTATAACAAATCTAAATATTCCGTGATGAAATCGAAATTGCTAATAGATGTATTTTTTAGTGCTCCAagtgctttttttttttctaaacatttctttttttttgaaaatcaaacagatttttattttatgatgGGATTTTTAAGAAAcatcaaaatatttttaaatgtatcATATGCTATAATAGAACATAATTCTATTCTAACAAAAACAGAAATTAAGATTATTAGAATTGTTTTAGGAGTTCTATTATTATGTAATGCATTTGCCTCAACTATTTATACTATTCAAGCTATTCATCCTTATAATTTGAAAAATGGTAATATcaattattttcttaataGCTATTTAgattatttctatttctcCATAATATCTATATCAACAGTGGGATATGGAGATATTtttccaattaataaattaagtaAAGTagtatgtattttttttatattttggaCTTTTATTTGGGTTCCAATACAATTTAATGATTTAATCATTTccattttttcaaaaaaaaaaacttacgGAAAACCTAGTAtgaacaataaaaaatttattctaTTAATAGGGGATATTGAACCGCAACAGTTaaatgtttttctttttgaatCCCTTGCTTATGGaaacaaattaaaatttcaCTTACTAACTAGTTATcctataaatttttataaggaTCAAATAAAACTAGCTGATTATTTTTCCATATCCTTATATATTCAGAATTCagatttaaatgaaaaagaaaatattaatttattatctaCCATTAATGCTCATAATGcttattatttgtttttactTTCTAATAAGTTTCATAATAGTCGTTATAATATAGATACCAAATCTTTCACaagattattaattttaaaaaattttttattaggaaaaaaaaaggtagtTATCGAATTAAGAAACAATTGTATGtcaaatattattaaatcaaTTGGCTATGAAAATTTTGTTATTGtcaatttaaaatattctttaattgttaaaaatataaaatatccCGGATTTATAAccttaattttaaatttatttactgcatataattatgatatatattcatataatttagacaagttatattattttacatcattacaatataaatatgaatttaCTAGAGGATCTAGAGccaaaattttttcatttcctattcataaaaatatggTTGGATTAAAAtttgataaattattttataaattatatgaatcACTTGGTATTATACTATTAGGTATTGAAACTAATAgcattatttcatttaaaagaaaacatAAAACAAAGAGcttttatatgaataatttaattaatataataagaaaaaaaaaaaaaaagaattttaaatttatctatttacatttattgaaaaagtatattcaaccatttaattatatacaaaaagaaGATGAACACAATAATaatgtatataataataataataactatgtaaaacatacaaacaataaaaaatctatgaataaaaaatgcAGTTTTTCACCAATAGAAGATGGTAATATATCAAAGCAAAGTATGCTCAttgattataataataataatacaaactatgaatattcatataataGTGAAAATTCTtctaaaaagtataaaaatattactaatgataatagtaatattcataatgataatttttttaaaaaaagcaGTTATTCtgaaaattacaaaaatttcggtaatatatgcataaatattaatattgatagttttgataataatttaaaacgAAGATATCCaaaaaaaagagagaaaTTTTCTGAGAATATAGAAAGATTCGATAATAAATTATGcgatagaaaaaaaaacaccCTATCTATCAAATACAATAGCCAAAATAAGAagaataaaaacaataaGAAGCTAAAATGCTATCTAAATCTTTTGgggaaaaattatattatgaaaaacAACGATAAATGTATTGTTATCGCAAATTCTAGGAAAGTCATAAAGTATTTATCAAAAGCAAAAGATTTATTTTGGTTATTTgaaattaaaagtaaaaagaaaaataaaatttcttatGATTTAAAATCCGTTATAAAAACCAAACAAtcctttaataaattttttactaaagatataaaaaaaaaaatgcctAGTACATCTTTAgagaataaaatattatttaaagaaaatgaaaacataATAGCAATAAATTATCatgatttatttaataattgtaaaatttctaaaattttctcaaaaaaaagttatgattataaaaaaaaatataaaatacttttatatCAAGATATCAAAAAGAAATATGAAGTACCAAGTTTGAAACtacataataataacaataattatGGAAATGATAATGGTAATTGTGATAATAATACTACTTATgataatgatatatttaGATGCAGAAAATATTCAAATGTAATTACTTATGAATATGATAATACAGATAAAAATGTGAAAgaaataaatcatttttataaagattATAATTTAGTAAATAGAaatagcaaaaaaaaaaaaaaaaaaagttttataactaattttaatgataCTGAACTATTACATACAGATTACACAcagttaaataaaaataaaaaaaattactttatctataaaaaaaaattgaaaaagaaaacttatttaaataaatatttcaatcttaatgaaatagaaaatttgaaaaaaagtagtcaaacaaaatataattatacattaaaaaatgcAATTGCCTATTCCTATATAGAAGcgtatgaaaaatattttcaagagaataataataataaattattattaataataaactGCACATCAAATATAATAcaattaattaaaatgataaataataaatgcaAATATAACGTTATTATATTAACTGATGAAATACcacatattaatatttttgatatgcataaatataatattgtttttataaaatttaagtaTTTAGATGACTATAATTTAGTAAATGCAGGACTGATAAAAGCAGactatatattaatattgccaactaaaataaatgatgtaaatgaaataaatgaaatagatATGAATACAATAATATTAACAAGAAAAGTAACGCAactattgaaaaaaataaaaaaaacatattatataAACAATATAATTACAGAATTAATTAATCCTGCAAATGTCATTTTtcttgaagaaaataaaatgataaaattaatggATAAAAAATCTCCATATTGTGATTTTTTTCCTTATGTAAATTCATCCAAATTTTATTCAAGTAATATTATTTGCGAAACTatgttatataattttttgacTCATCACAAAAGTTTCTCTAAATTTTCAGTTTGTAATGATACTTTGGAATGTTTAATAAAACATGtaagtattatatatatatgtgatttgaataaatattttgatttctcttttaaaaaaattaaaacttttcgtgatattttttattttttatcaaaaaggCATATTACTATTCTTGGTTTATATAGAAGAggagataaaaatattcctttttatatttatacaaaGCCAAGTGAAAGTTGTCTATTAAGATTTGATGATATAATTTATGTTATGTAA
- a CDS encoding plasmepsin VIII, putative — translation MNIFFVYFVLLFVTNIVFVYSLKENLRVSKCSTSGKKNELNFENKNNGISTIILKGGYINRQFIGEISIGNPPQIFKVLFDTGSTNLWIPSKNCYAKACNNKRKYDQKISKNYKLVKKRNPVEIFFGTGKIQMIYVSDDIHLGDIKVNNQEFGVASYMSDDPFSDMLFDGLFGLGISEDNTKKQLIYDNIPKISSKRNIFSIYYPKNFNDDGAITFGGYDKKFIEPNSEIDWFDVSSKKYWAVKMIGLKINDVFLDVCSKNNDGYCEAVIDTGTSSIAGPKDDLMLLTNLLNPGKSCYNKMFLKNFSFILSDENGTHKEYELTPKDYIVNSFRLDPILKVPCNFAFMPINISSTTGYLYILGQIFLQKYYAIFVKDNMKIGLAKSI, via the exons atgaatattttttttgtctattttgttttattgtTTGTAACTAATATTGTTTTTGTATAttcattaaaagaaaatttgcGTGTATCTAAATGTAGTACCTCAG gaaaaaaaaatgaattaaattttgaaaataaaaataatgggATCTCTACAATAATACTAAAGGGAGGTTACATCAATAGGca atTTATTGGTGAAATAAGTATAGGAAATCCTCCTCAGATATTTAAAGTTTTGTTTGATACTG gTAGCACAAATTTATGGATCCCATCAAAGAATTGTTATGCAAAGGcttgtaataataaaagaaaatatgatcaaaaaatttcaaaaaattataaattagttaaaaaaagaaatcctgtagaaattttttttggaacTGGAAAAATTCAAATGATATACGTATCTGACGATATCCATTTAGGAGATATTAA agTAAATAACCAAGAATTTGGAGTAGCTAGTTATATGTCTGATGACCCTTTTTCTGATAtgt tatTTGATGGATTATTTGGATTAGGAATTTCAGAagataatacaaaaaaacaattaataTATGATAATATACCAAAGATTAGTTCAAAAAGAAacattttttcaatttattaTCCCAAAAATTTCAATGACGATGGTGCAATAACATTTGGGGGCTAtgataaaaa gTTTATAGAACCAAATTCAGAAATAGATTGGTTTGACGTTTCATCTAAAAAGTATTGGGCAGTAAAAATG ATAGGATTAAAAATTAACGATGTGTTTTTAGATGTATGCTCAAAAAATAAtg acGGATATTGTGAAGCGGTCATTGACACTGGAACATCAAGTATAGCTGGTCCAAAGGAtg atttaatgttattaactaatttattaaatcctGGAAAGTCGtgttataataaaatgttcttaaaaaatttttctttcatcTTAAGTGATGAAAAtg gCACTCATAAAGAATATGAATTAACACCCAAAGATTATATTGTAAATTCATTTAGACTTGACCCTATTTTAAAAGTACCTTGCAATTTTGCTTTTATGCCAATTAACATTTCTTCTACTACTGGATATTTATac atTCTAGgacaaatatttttacaaaaatattacGCAATATTTGTAAAAGATAACATGAAAATTG gtttAGCGAAatctatataa